GAGGCGCTGGGCTGCGACAACATCGCCGCGCGCCACCCCTCGCTGCTGGAGGACCTGAGCATGGAGGAAATCATCGCGGAGGACCCCGACTTTATCTTCGTCACCACCATGGGCGATTCGGATAAGGCGATTGCGGCGCTTAAAAATGGCATTGCCGCAAACCCCGCCTGGAACAGCCTTGCCGCCGTGCAAAACGGCCGCTACATCGTGCTGGAAAAGGATCTATTCCACTACAAGCCCAACAACCGATGGGGAGACAGCTATGAGACGCTCGCAAAAATCCTCTACCCCGATTGCTTCGCATGACGTACACAAGCGCCGCTGTGCGCTGCTTTTTGCAGGCGCGGCGGCGCTTGTGCTGCTGCTGTGCGTGCTGAGCCTGTGCATCGGGGCGGTGGCGCTCTCCCCTGGGCAGGTACTGCGCGCCCTCTTTGCGCCTGACGCCATGGATAAGAGCTACCAGATCGTGGCCTTCGTGCGCCTGCCGCGCATGCTGGCCGCCCTGCTTGCCGGCAGCGCCCTGGCCGTATCCGGCGCGCTATTGCAGGGGGTGCTGGGCAACGCGCTGGCAAGCCCCGGCACCATCGGCGTCAACGCGGGCGCGGGGCTTGCCGCCATGCTGCTTGCCGTGCTGCTGCCCGCAAGCATCGCCCTTGCGCCCGCCGCGGCCTTCACAGGCGCGCTGGCCGCGTCGCTGCTCGTATATCTGATCGCCGCCCGCGCAGGCGCCTCGCGCATGGGACTGGTGCTTGCGGGCGTGGCGGTGTCCACGTTTCTGGGATCGCTGACCGATACGGTGCTGACCCTCTTCCCCGATACCCAGATGCACCGCATCGCCTTTATGATCGGCGGCTTTTCCGGCGTGTCCATGTCCGCCATCACCTTTGCGCTGCCCTATATCCTCTGCGGGCTTGCGGCGGCGCTTTTATGCAGCCATGATCTCAACGTGCTGGCACTGGGCGAGGAGACCGCCTCCAGCCTGGGCATGCGCGCCGGTAGGATGCGCATGCTGCTGATCATCTGCAGCGCGCTGCTCGCGGGCGCTGCGGTGAGCTTCTCCGGCCTGCTGGGCTTTGTGGGGCTGATCGTGCCCCACGCCGCGCGTGCGCTCGTGGGATACGACCATAAAAAGCTGTTGCCCATGTGCATCCTGTTGGGCGGGGGGTTCACGCTTGCCTGCGACCTGCTTGCGCGCATCCTCTTTGCCCCCTTTGAGCTGCCCGTGGGCATTGTGCTCTCCTTTTTGGGCGGGCCGTTTTTCATCTACCTGCTGATCAACCGAAAGCGGGGGCGCATCTATGATTGAGCTGGAGCACGTATCTGCGGGCTACGCCGGCGCGCCGGTGCTGCGGGATATCAGCGCCCGTTTTGATAAAGGAAGCCTCACCTGCATCGTGGGGCCCAATGGCTGCGGCAAGAGCACGCTGCTGAAGGTGCTGGGGCGGCTGCTTGCCCCCAGCGCAGGCGATTTACGCCTCTCTGGCGCGCCCTACGCCGCCTACGCGCCCAAGGCTTTTGCGCGCCGCGTGGCCATGCTGCCCCAGACGCGCAGCGTGCCCGCCATCAGCGTAGCATCGCTGGTGATGCACGGGCGCTTCCCCCATTTGGGCTTTCCCCGCCGCCCGGGCGCACAGGACCGGCGCATGGCGGCGCAGGCCATGGCGCAGGCGGGCGTGGAAGCGTGGCGCGCACGGGACGTGCGTACCCTCTCGGGCGGGGAGCGCCAGCGCGTGTACCTGGCCATGCTGCTTGCGCAGGATGCGGACGTGCTGCTGCTCGACGAGCCGGCCACGTATCTGGATATCAACCACCAGCTGGAGATGCTGGGCCTGATCGACGCGCTGCACGCGCAGGGCAAGACCGTCATTATGGTGCTGCACGACCTTGCGCAGGCGCTGCAGCACGCGACGCATCTGCTCGTGCTGCGGCAGGGTGCACTTTATGCGCAGGGCGCACCCGAGGATGTCTTTTCCTCCGGCGCGCTGCAGGACGTGTTCGGTGTGCGCAATCACCGCGTGCGCGTGGACGGGCAGACGCACTATCTCTTTACCCCGCGCGCGTAGTGCGCTTTGCCGGCCTGTGCGCTGTTTTCGTACCCGTCTGATCCGATGTACCCATGCTTTTGTTCGTGGCGGGCAATGCACAGCCCCAGCCAGTGGCGTACCTGTGCGCTGACCGAACGCCCATCATACGCTGCAATATCGTGTAGCTTATAAAGCATCTCCTCCGGCAGGCGAAGACTGAGGTGTTTTTCTCCCATGGCAAATATCCCTCCCATATGATAATCCCCTCTCTATTGTACACGAATGGGCAGCGCCACCTGTGGGATATATCGCGATCTTTGCGAGGCGCGTCTGTTTTTTGTGGAAAGCGCTATACGGAAAACGCCCGCACCCCTTTTGGGGCGCGGGCGTTCTTCTCTATAGGTGGTACGGGGTTTACGCGCAAAAGGTCATGCGCTCACTTCACATCCTGCCCGCGGCAGTCATGTGCGTGGGGGCAGCCGCTGCAGCCGCAGCCACAGCCCCCCTGGCCTTTCGCGCGCCGCTTTACAATGCCCACGATTGCGCCGGCCACCAGGCCGAGCACGATCATGGCAACGGCGATGTCAATCAGATTCATACAAATGCCTTCTTTCCCGCCTGTGCGCAGGGCGTTACGCGGCATTGCGCCGCGCGCCCGGGGAGGACCTGCGGCCGCCGCGCACCTTGTTGATGAAGATGATTGCAAGGGCGATCAGCAGCACCGCGCCAAAGACATACAGCACGATATCGCCGTTTATGATAGCGCCCTCAGCCGCCTCCTCCATCGCGCCGATATCCAGCGCCTGGGGCGCGGTGGCCGGCGTGCCGGAGAATATCCAGCCACCCACCAGGTTCACTAGCATGGCCAGCACGTAGGCGGTGCCCGTCTGGTAGCAGATGGCAAAGAGGGTATCCTTCCAGTTGCCGAACTCACGGTGCATGGCGCCGATGGCGGCAAAGCACGGGGCGGCGAAGATGGTAAAGATCATAAAGGCGAACGCGGTCACCTGGGTAAAGACGATGGGCGTGACCGAACCCACGGAAGCGAAGGTGGCAACCACCACTTCCTTGGCGATCAAGCCGGTGACCGTGGCCACAGGCGCGGCCCAAGTATCGCCGAAGCCCAGCGGAATGAATATCCAGCGGATGGCATTGCCGATGCCCGCCAGAATGCTCTCATCGATGCGTTCGGCGCCGATGTACTGGAAGGCGAAGTTAAAGTTCTGCAGCACCCACAGGAGCGCGCAGGCGATAAAGATGATGCTGCCCGCCTTTTTAATAAAGGAGCGGGCGCGCTCCCACATGTGGATGGCCACGCCCTTGAGGCGGGGCAGCTTGTATTCCGGCAGCTCCATCACAAAGGGGGTGGGGTCGCCGGAAAAGCGCCTGGTGTGTTTGAGGATGATGCCCGAAAGAATCACCGCCACGATGGCGATCAGGTAGATGGCGGGGCCCACCCAGGGCTGATCTGGAAAGACCAGCGCGATGAACATGGCAAACACCGGCAGCTTGGCCCCGCAGGGGATGAACGGCGTGAGCATGATGGTCATCTTGCGGTCTTTCTCGTTTTCAATGGTGCGGCTGGCCATGACGCCCGGGATGGAGCAGCCAGTGCCGATGAGCATGGGGATGAAGGATTTGCCCGACAGGCCGAATTTGCGGAAGATGCGGTCCATGATGAACGCCACGCGCGCCATGTAGCCGGAATCCTCCAATAGCGACAGGAAGAAGAACAGAATCATCAGCTGCGGCACAAAGGTAAAGATCGCGCCGATGCTGCCGATGATGCCGTCCACCACCAGGCTCTGCGTCCACGCCGCCGCGCCCCAGCTGGCAAGCAGCGCGCCCGCGCCCTCGCCAATCCAGCCAAAGAGCGCCTCCACCCAGCCGATGGTCATATCTCCCACCGTGGAGATGGATACATAGTAAATCACGTACATGATCGCGAAAAAGATGGGCAGCGCCAGCCACCGGTTGGTGACGACGCGGTCGATCTTATCGGACATGGTAGCGGCCCGCTTTTGCGGGCGGGACGCGCATGCCTTGACGACGCCCGCGATGTAGCGGTAGCGCGCATTGGTGATGATGCTCTCTGTATCGTCGTCCGCCCTGTCCTCCAGACGGGCGCGGATGGCTTCCAGCGCGCCCTGCGCATCGGCGTCCAGTCCCAGCTGGGCCAGCGCCTTCTCATCGCGCTCAAAGGCCTTGACGGCGTACCAGCGCAGCAGCTCCTCGCGCGGCACGCGCGCCTTGATCACATCGGAAATATCGCGCAGGGCCTGCTCCACGTCGCTGTCAAAGCGGTGCCGCGGCGGGGTCTTTTTGCCCGATTGCGCCAGGGCGATGGCGCGCGAAGCGAGCTCCTTCATGCCCGCGCCTCTGATGGCGGAGGTCTCCACCACCTCGCAGCCCAGCGTTTGGGCAAGCTTGGCCGCGTCGATGCGCTCGCCACGCTTTTTGACCACATCCATCATGTTCAGCGCAATGATGGTGGGGATACCCAGTTCCACCAGCTGGGTGGTTAAATACAGGTTGCGCTCCAGGTTCGACGCATCAACAATATTGATCATGACATCCGGATGCGCCTGCATCAGAAAGTCGCGGGTGATCA
Above is a window of Maliibacterium massiliense DNA encoding:
- a CDS encoding ABC transporter ATP-binding protein — its product is MIELEHVSAGYAGAPVLRDISARFDKGSLTCIVGPNGCGKSTLLKVLGRLLAPSAGDLRLSGAPYAAYAPKAFARRVAMLPQTRSVPAISVASLVMHGRFPHLGFPRRPGAQDRRMAAQAMAQAGVEAWRARDVRTLSGGERQRVYLAMLLAQDADVLLLDEPATYLDINHQLEMLGLIDALHAQGKTVIMVLHDLAQALQHATHLLVLRQGALYAQGAPEDVFSSGALQDVFGVRNHRVRVDGQTHYLFTPRA
- the feoB gene encoding ferrous iron transport protein B — its product is MNIKMALAGNPNCGKTTMFNALTGSYQYVGNWPGVTVEKKEGKLKGHHRDVTIVDLPGIYSLSPYTLEEVITRDFLMQAHPDVMINIVDASNLERNLYLTTQLVELGIPTIIALNMMDVVKKRGERIDAAKLAQTLGCEVVETSAIRGAGMKELASRAIALAQSGKKTPPRHRFDSDVEQALRDISDVIKARVPREELLRWYAVKAFERDEKALAQLGLDADAQGALEAIRARLEDRADDDTESIITNARYRYIAGVVKACASRPQKRAATMSDKIDRVVTNRWLALPIFFAIMYVIYYVSISTVGDMTIGWVEALFGWIGEGAGALLASWGAAAWTQSLVVDGIIGSIGAIFTFVPQLMILFFFLSLLEDSGYMARVAFIMDRIFRKFGLSGKSFIPMLIGTGCSIPGVMASRTIENEKDRKMTIMLTPFIPCGAKLPVFAMFIALVFPDQPWVGPAIYLIAIVAVILSGIILKHTRRFSGDPTPFVMELPEYKLPRLKGVAIHMWERARSFIKKAGSIIFIACALLWVLQNFNFAFQYIGAERIDESILAGIGNAIRWIFIPLGFGDTWAAPVATVTGLIAKEVVVATFASVGSVTPIVFTQVTAFAFMIFTIFAAPCFAAIGAMHREFGNWKDTLFAICYQTGTAYVLAMLVNLVGGWIFSGTPATAPQALDIGAMEEAAEGAIINGDIVLYVFGAVLLIALAIIFINKVRGGRRSSPGARRNAA
- a CDS encoding FeoB-associated Cys-rich membrane protein, translated to MNLIDIAVAMIVLGLVAGAIVGIVKRRAKGQGGCGCGCSGCPHAHDCRGQDVK
- a CDS encoding iron ABC transporter permease; this encodes MRRSQKSSTPIASHDVHKRRCALLFAGAAALVLLLCVLSLCIGAVALSPGQVLRALFAPDAMDKSYQIVAFVRLPRMLAALLAGSALAVSGALLQGVLGNALASPGTIGVNAGAGLAAMLLAVLLPASIALAPAAAFTGALAASLLVYLIAARAGASRMGLVLAGVAVSTFLGSLTDTVLTLFPDTQMHRIAFMIGGFSGVSMSAITFALPYILCGLAAALLCSHDLNVLALGEETASSLGMRAGRMRMLLIICSALLAGAAVSFSGLLGFVGLIVPHAARALVGYDHKKLLPMCILLGGGFTLACDLLARILFAPFELPVGIVLSFLGGPFFIYLLINRKRGRIYD